TTGCCCTGGGATCAGCTTGAGACTTAGATTGCGCCTGGAACGCTCTAACCCACTGCTCTGCTTCCATTTGTTGTTTCAAGGACAGGTGAGAGGTGACGTTGGTATAATTTACCTGAGCATGCATGAGAATATTCGAATCAAAAGCATGGTTTTGAGCTAACTTACACCACATGGCAGCTTCCACTAAATCACGTTTCGCGGTTGCTCCCGAGAGGATAGCATATCCCAAATCATTTTGCGCCTCACTATTTCCGTGTCCTGCGGCATGGCGGAGTAATCTTTCGGCTTCAGTTTGATCTGGAGGGATGTCCTTTCCCCTTATCAACATAATCGCGAGGATCGTTTGGGCTTGCAGGTGATCATGCTCAACTGCGCGCCGAAGCCAACGGACTGCCTCTGGCCTATCTTGGGGATAGCGAGAGCATCCCTGAGCGGGCAGACGACCATTAAAATACATTTCGTATAGGGTAAATTCTGCTTTGGCCCACCCCTCGGCGGCAGACTTGGCCAGCCAGTTTTTCCCGGCCTCACAATCCTGTGGCATGGTATTCCCGCGAAAGCAGGTCATGGCACATTGAAATTGCGCTTCCCGATGCCCTGCCCGGGCAGCTCTTAGCATGTACTTATCGGCCAGTTCCATCGAGGCGCGGTTGGTTTT
This genomic window from Verrucomicrobiota bacterium contains:
- a CDS encoding tetratricopeptide repeat protein produces the protein TKTAYRKTTMLTRKLGLGCTEAQYFMGMAFDAGDGVPKNMALSLAWYRKAAAKNHPSALYDLALHYLEEKTNRASMELADKYMLRAARAGHREAQFQCAMTCFRGNTMPQDCEAGKNWLAKSAAEGWAKAEFTLYEMYFNGRLPAQGCSRYPQDRPEAVRWLRRAVEHDHLQAQTILAIMLIRGKDIPPDQTEAERLLRHAAGHGNSEAQNDLGYAILSGATAKRDLVEAAMWCKLAQNHAFDSNILMHAQVNYTNVTSHLSLKQQMEAEQWVRAFQAQSKSQADPRANGWEHNPEYECEDGQLGR